A DNA window from Pseudomonas resinovorans NBRC 106553 contains the following coding sequences:
- a CDS encoding amidohydrolase family protein has product MKRHGTLVSLILLAIGAVSATTYAQTDAAGATEPQPAATLFRNVRIFDGQNSSSSTGNNVLVRGNLIERVSTGDIESPAGARVIDGGGRTLMPGLIDAHWHAMFVRPNFASIQNPDVGFLNILATAEAHDTLMRGFTTVRDVGGSVFALKRAIDQKVVPGPRIFPSGAMISVTSGHGDFRQSVDLPRAIGGTPTHMEQTGNVAIADTPDEVRVRVREQLMQGASQIKLTAGGGVSSPHSPLDVTTFTEAELRAAVEAAENWGTYVAVHAYTPQAVQRAIAAGVKCIEHGSLMDEETAKYMASRDIWLSIQPFPDELANAFPPNSEERRKAMEVFAGNDNAYALARKYKLKTAFGTDVLFSAALATRQGQILASLSRWYSAPEILTMATSTNAELLSLSGKRNPYPGALGVVREGAFADLILVDGDPAADIGLVANPAKNFLVIMKDGVIYKDVQPQ; this is encoded by the coding sequence ATGAAACGGCATGGAACCCTCGTTAGCTTGATTCTCCTGGCCATCGGTGCCGTCTCGGCCACTACCTACGCGCAGACCGACGCCGCTGGCGCCACCGAGCCACAGCCGGCCGCGACGCTGTTTCGCAACGTGCGGATCTTCGATGGTCAGAACAGCAGTTCCTCCACCGGCAACAACGTGCTGGTTCGCGGCAACCTGATCGAACGCGTGTCCACCGGCGACATCGAATCCCCCGCGGGTGCGCGGGTCATCGACGGGGGCGGTCGAACGCTGATGCCGGGCCTGATCGACGCGCACTGGCACGCGATGTTCGTGCGCCCGAACTTTGCCAGTATCCAGAACCCCGACGTAGGATTCCTCAACATCCTGGCCACCGCCGAGGCCCACGACACCCTGATGCGTGGCTTCACCACCGTGCGCGATGTGGGGGGCTCGGTGTTCGCCCTCAAGCGGGCCATCGACCAGAAGGTGGTGCCCGGCCCACGGATTTTCCCATCGGGCGCGATGATTTCCGTCACCAGCGGCCACGGCGATTTTCGCCAGTCGGTCGACCTGCCCCGCGCCATCGGCGGTACCCCCACGCACATGGAGCAGACCGGCAACGTCGCCATCGCCGACACCCCCGATGAAGTGCGGGTCCGCGTCCGCGAACAGCTGATGCAAGGCGCCTCGCAGATCAAGCTCACCGCCGGCGGCGGCGTCTCCTCGCCCCACAGCCCGCTGGATGTCACCACCTTCACCGAGGCGGAACTGCGCGCCGCGGTGGAAGCGGCCGAAAACTGGGGCACCTACGTCGCGGTGCACGCCTACACCCCGCAAGCCGTCCAAAGGGCCATCGCCGCCGGGGTGAAATGCATCGAGCATGGCAGCCTGATGGATGAAGAGACCGCCAAGTACATGGCCAGCCGCGACATCTGGCTGAGCATCCAGCCCTTCCCGGATGAGCTGGCCAACGCCTTCCCGCCCAATTCGGAAGAACGGCGCAAGGCCATGGAAGTCTTCGCCGGCAACGACAACGCCTACGCGCTGGCCAGGAAGTACAAGCTCAAGACCGCCTTCGGCACCGACGTGCTGTTCTCCGCCGCGCTGGCCACGCGCCAGGGGCAGATCCTGGCGAGCCTGTCGCGCTGGTACAGCGCCCCGGAGATCCTGACCATGGCCACCAGCACCAACGCCGAGCTGCTCTCGCTCTCGGGCAAGCGCAACCCCTACCCCGGTGCGCTGGGTGTGGTGCGTGAGGGCGCGTTCGCCGACCTGATCCTGGTGGACGGCGACCCGGCAGCGGATATCGGCCTGGTCGCCAACCCCGCCAAGAACTTCCTGGTCATCATGAAGGACGGGGTGATCTACAAGGACGTCCAGCCCCAATAA
- a CDS encoding Ohr family peroxiredoxin, with protein sequence MTKIEKVLFTGKTNTQFSRREGAARNDHGRVDLKLSVPGSSAPAQVFDAVVAHPTAEQLFAGAWSACYISAIGLVAQSRKVALPDDLAVDIEVDLGMTGNAYFLQARINVRAPGLPREVTEALAHEAHEICPYSKATRGNIDVAVNVIEA encoded by the coding sequence ATGACCAAGATCGAAAAAGTACTGTTCACCGGCAAGACCAACACTCAGTTCAGCCGCCGTGAAGGCGCCGCGCGCAATGACCATGGCCGCGTCGACCTCAAGCTGTCGGTTCCCGGCAGCAGCGCCCCGGCGCAGGTGTTCGACGCAGTAGTGGCCCACCCCACCGCCGAGCAGCTGTTCGCCGGCGCCTGGTCGGCCTGCTACATCTCCGCCATCGGGCTGGTGGCCCAGTCGCGCAAGGTGGCGCTGCCGGACGACCTGGCGGTGGATATCGAGGTGGACCTGGGCATGACCGGCAACGCCTACTTCCTCCAGGCCCGGATCAACGTCCGCGCACCGGGCCTGCCCCGTGAAGTGACCGAGGCCCTGGCCCACGAAGCCCACGAGATCTGCCCCTACTCCAAAGCCACTCGCGGAAACATCGACGTCGCCGTGAACGTCATCGAGGCCTGA
- a CDS encoding PA2169 family four-helix-bundle protein → MDINDDRKEIIHTLNNLIETSKDGEAGFKVCAEDVKRPDLKQLFMERSRQCGTAAVELQRVVVEMGGKPEDSTSVSGDLHRRWVDLKSLVTGKDEVAILNEAERGEDVAKKHFAEALHKQLPTDVRAIVQRQYEGVLRNHDQIKALRNVERARS, encoded by the coding sequence ATGGATATCAATGACGACCGCAAAGAGATCATCCACACCCTCAACAACCTGATCGAGACCAGCAAGGACGGCGAGGCCGGCTTCAAGGTCTGCGCCGAGGACGTCAAGCGGCCGGACCTCAAGCAGCTGTTCATGGAGCGTTCGCGCCAGTGCGGCACCGCGGCGGTCGAGCTGCAGCGGGTTGTAGTGGAAATGGGCGGCAAGCCGGAGGACAGCACCAGTGTGAGTGGCGACCTTCATCGCCGCTGGGTGGACCTGAAGTCCCTGGTCACCGGCAAGGACGAGGTGGCCATCCTCAATGAGGCCGAGCGTGGCGAAGACGTTGCCAAGAAGCACTTCGCCGAAGCGCTGCACAAGCAGCTGCCCACCGACGTCCGGGCCATCGTCCAGCGCCAGTACGAAGGCGTGTTGCGTAACCACGACCAGATCAAGGCCCTGCGCAACGTCGAGCGTGCCCGCAGTTGA
- a CDS encoding metallothionein produces MTEQRCACASCSCVVDARALVRDGKAYCCAACADGHKDGEPCHETGCHCAELAQPRESRVDQALEETFPASDPISP; encoded by the coding sequence ATGACCGAGCAACGCTGCGCCTGCGCCAGCTGCAGCTGCGTGGTGGACGCCAGGGCCCTCGTGCGCGACGGCAAGGCTTATTGCTGCGCCGCCTGCGCCGATGGCCACAAGGATGGCGAACCCTGCCACGAAACCGGCTGCCACTGCGCCGAACTGGCGCAACCCAGGGAGTCCCGGGTGGACCAGGCCCTGGAAGAAACCTTCCCCGCCAGCGACCCCATCTCGCCTTGA
- a CDS encoding DUF1652 domain-containing protein encodes MRKRLEQRLQTRLSGQMPGHIVSCVIDMDGGVSITIEQPASGESWLISGIPMQSLVGRGAMERTVAQIIGEIHSLRGEAPLLLATDGNT; translated from the coding sequence ATGAGGAAAAGACTGGAACAACGCCTGCAAACCCGGTTGTCCGGACAGATGCCTGGACACATCGTCAGCTGCGTGATCGATATGGACGGCGGCGTGTCGATCACCATCGAGCAACCGGCATCGGGAGAAAGCTGGCTTATCTCGGGTATCCCCATGCAGTCGCTGGTTGGGCGCGGCGCCATGGAGCGCACCGTGGCGCAGATAATCGGTGAGATCCACTCGTTGCGCGGCGAAGCGCCGCTGCTGCTGGCTACGGACGGCAACACCTAG
- a CDS encoding MarR family winged helix-turn-helix transcriptional regulator: MNDIQPHSSQPDTAAELKLADYLCFAVYSTNLAFGKVYRPLLDELGLTYTQFVTIIALWEEDDQTVGGLGEKLFLESNTLTPILKKLEAQGYLVRARDKANERQVRISLTENGRQLRERAFSVSLAKACGLGPAEFARLQKEIVTLRDNLLKSVRGE, from the coding sequence ATGAACGACATACAACCCCATTCCAGCCAGCCGGACACCGCAGCGGAACTGAAGCTGGCCGACTACCTGTGCTTTGCGGTGTATTCGACCAACCTGGCGTTCGGCAAGGTCTACCGGCCGCTGCTCGATGAGCTCGGGCTCACCTACACCCAGTTCGTCACCATCATCGCGCTGTGGGAAGAGGACGATCAGACCGTCGGCGGCCTGGGCGAGAAACTCTTCCTCGAATCCAACACCCTTACGCCGATCCTCAAGAAGCTCGAAGCCCAGGGCTACCTGGTGCGCGCCCGCGACAAGGCCAACGAACGCCAGGTGCGGATCAGCCTGACGGAAAATGGCCGGCAACTGCGCGAGCGCGCCTTCAGTGTGAGCCTGGCTAAGGCCTGTGGCCTTGGCCCTGCCGAGTTCGCCAGGCTGCAGAAGGAAATCGTGACCCTGCGCGACAACCTGCTGAAGTCGGTGCGCGGCGAGTGA
- a CDS encoding cupin domain-containing protein: MAHLRTLTILAALAAFAGLAQAHETGQEPAPAQSWQKDLKRADLLRSDLDNPGTEVIQARVDFEPGVASPKHSHPGVEVAFVIDGTFEYQLAGRAPVTLKAGESLYIPAGTPHVAKNVGKGTASELATYIVRKGEPLLKLEP, encoded by the coding sequence ATGGCACACCTCCGTACGCTCACCATCCTGGCGGCACTGGCCGCTTTCGCCGGCCTGGCCCAGGCCCATGAAACCGGCCAGGAGCCGGCCCCCGCGCAAAGCTGGCAGAAAGACCTCAAGCGCGCGGATCTGCTGCGCAGCGACCTGGACAACCCCGGAACCGAAGTGATCCAGGCCCGCGTGGATTTCGAGCCGGGCGTGGCCTCTCCCAAGCACTCACACCCTGGTGTGGAAGTCGCCTTCGTGATCGACGGCACCTTCGAGTACCAGCTCGCGGGCCGGGCACCGGTGACCCTCAAGGCCGGCGAGTCCCTGTACATACCCGCCGGCACGCCCCATGTGGCGAAGAACGTCGGCAAGGGCACTGCCTCGGAGCTGGCGACCTACATAGTCCGCAAGGGTGAGCCGCTGTTGAAACTGGAGCCCTAG
- a CDS encoding GNAT family N-acetyltransferase encodes MNDATVELVQTGPEQADLIRNLYQYYAYESSDWEDEDVEVDGRFYIHEEHLARYWQEPQWSAHLVLVDGFIAGFLLIERSELAGFDALELSDLFILKKYRRHGIGKTLVTQVLLGGDHDWLVRFYREDEVALAFWRSVLDELPRPVRSVEPDDDPHLLSFLVTRSVH; translated from the coding sequence ATGAATGACGCCACTGTCGAGCTGGTGCAGACCGGTCCCGAACAGGCCGATCTGATCCGCAATCTCTACCAGTACTACGCCTACGAGTCGTCGGACTGGGAGGACGAGGACGTGGAGGTGGACGGCCGCTTCTATATCCATGAGGAGCACCTGGCACGTTACTGGCAGGAACCGCAATGGAGCGCCCACCTGGTATTGGTGGATGGTTTCATCGCCGGCTTCCTGCTGATCGAGCGCAGCGAGCTGGCGGGATTCGACGCGCTGGAGCTGTCGGACCTGTTCATCCTGAAGAAGTACCGCCGCCATGGCATCGGCAAGACCCTGGTCACCCAGGTGCTGCTGGGTGGCGACCATGACTGGCTGGTGCGCTTCTACCGCGAAGACGAGGTCGCCCTGGCGTTCTGGCGCAGCGTGCTGGATGAACTGCCGAGGCCGGTGCGCAGCGTGGAGCCGGATGACGATCCGCACCTGCTGAGCTTCCTGGTGACCCGCTCGGTCCATTGA
- a CDS encoding nuclear transport factor 2 family protein has protein sequence MSELTLHPLAAASLQRWHEMVEKGDLSALPELLAESVVFRSPMAHTPYPGPVVVAAILGTVIQVFGDFRYHRQLTTADGLNVVLEFSARVDGRDLKGIDMIRFDEQGRIIDFEVMVRPMSGLQALGEEMGRRLGAYLAKQKG, from the coding sequence ATGTCCGAACTGACCCTGCATCCCCTGGCCGCGGCTTCGCTGCAACGCTGGCACGAGATGGTCGAGAAAGGCGACTTGTCCGCGCTGCCCGAACTCCTGGCCGAAAGCGTGGTGTTCCGCTCCCCCATGGCGCACACGCCTTATCCGGGGCCGGTGGTGGTCGCGGCGATTCTCGGCACGGTGATCCAGGTCTTCGGCGACTTCCGCTATCACCGCCAACTGACCACGGCCGATGGCCTGAACGTGGTGCTGGAATTCAGCGCGCGGGTCGATGGGCGTGACCTCAAGGGTATCGACATGATCCGTTTCGACGAGCAGGGCAGGATCATCGACTTCGAGGTGATGGTTCGCCCCATGAGCGGCCTGCAGGCCCTGGGCGAGGAGATGGGGCGGCGGCTGGGTGCCTACCTGGCCAAGCAGAAGGGCTAG
- a CDS encoding cytochrome c3 family protein: protein MKRLYLLAAVLLVALLAYGLVKGHAELVRERPLLPLNFDHGLHGKVNCITCHHDYADRSPAAPSGDRTCLFCHKKTPHLALRMERDFHELCRGCHLQKLQALHSAGPVQSCRQCHTPPVLTLPTSNKD, encoded by the coding sequence ATGAAAAGGCTCTACCTGCTGGCCGCAGTACTGCTGGTGGCGCTGCTCGCCTACGGCCTGGTCAAGGGACACGCCGAACTCGTGCGCGAGCGACCGCTACTGCCGCTGAATTTCGACCATGGCCTGCATGGCAAGGTCAATTGCATCACCTGCCATCACGACTACGCCGACCGCTCGCCGGCAGCGCCCAGCGGCGACCGCACCTGCCTGTTCTGCCACAAGAAGACGCCGCACCTGGCCCTGCGCATGGAACGGGACTTCCACGAGCTGTGCCGTGGCTGCCACCTGCAGAAGCTGCAGGCCCTGCACAGCGCCGGGCCGGTACAGTCCTGCCGCCAGTGCCATACGCCGCCGGTCCTCACCTTGCCCACGTCAAACAAGGACTGA
- a CDS encoding ferric reductase-like transmembrane domain-containing protein, translating into MVALTLRLAIFCLLPFALVLLVGAKPGLAPSWDFANAAGLLAGLLLLLLFIYTGRPLSRPYFDGKFFMALHRDLGYVAALLLALHIAVLLVSEPQTVDYLLPSASWTMLCGTLAALLLLILVPISLPAIRQRLWRHHLRFRRWHLSLSALLLVLMAVHVIGVGYYTGALWKALLWGGLTGVALLWPLLPQAPLERKAEKRRRNTAPIARRLSLALLLAALGLAGGFALVANTDLPL; encoded by the coding sequence ATGGTTGCACTCACCCTCAGACTGGCGATCTTCTGCCTGCTGCCCTTCGCCCTGGTGCTCCTGGTGGGCGCCAAACCCGGGCTCGCGCCGAGCTGGGACTTCGCCAACGCCGCAGGCCTGCTCGCGGGCCTGCTGCTGTTGCTGCTGTTCATCTATACCGGCCGCCCCCTGTCGCGCCCCTACTTCGACGGCAAGTTCTTCATGGCCCTGCACCGTGACCTCGGTTACGTGGCAGCCCTGTTGCTGGCGCTGCATATCGCGGTACTGCTGGTGAGCGAACCGCAGACAGTGGACTACCTGCTGCCCTCGGCGTCCTGGACCATGCTCTGCGGCACCCTCGCCGCCCTGCTCCTTTTGATTCTGGTGCCCATCAGCCTGCCGGCGATACGCCAGCGGCTATGGCGTCACCACCTGCGTTTCAGGCGCTGGCACCTTAGCCTCAGCGCCTTGCTGCTGGTGTTGATGGCGGTCCATGTGATCGGCGTCGGCTACTACACCGGGGCGCTCTGGAAGGCACTGCTCTGGGGCGGGCTGACCGGCGTCGCGCTGCTCTGGCCGCTGCTGCCGCAGGCGCCCCTGGAACGGAAAGCCGAGAAGCGGCGACGCAATACGGCGCCCATCGCCAGGCGACTGAGCCTGGCCCTGCTGCTGGCGGCCCTGGGTCTGGCGGGAGGCTTCGCCCTGGTCGCCAACACGGACCTGCCGCTATGA
- a CDS encoding U32 family peptidase: MPLPKNQLELLSPARDVDIAREAILHGADAVYIGGPSFGARHNACNEVADIARLVEFAHHFHVRVFVTINTILHDDELEPARKLIHQLYDAGVDALIVQDMGVLELDIPPIELHASTQTDIRTLERAKFLGQAGFSQLVLARELDLKQIRAIADQTDAAIEFFIHGALCVAFSGQCNISHAQTGRSANRGDCSQACRLPYTLKDDQGRVVAFEKHLLSMKDNNQSANLSALVDAGVRSFKIEGRYKDAGYVKNITAYYRQRLDGILAERPDLTRTSSGRTEHFFVPDPEKTFHRGSTDYFVTERKIDIGAFDTPTFTGLSVGQVEKVGKRDLIAVTHDPLSNGDGLNVLVKREVVGFRANIAELQDEFEEDGEKRWRYRVEPNEMPAALARLQRNHPLNRNLDHNWQQALQKTSAERRIGLDWTARLREEQLELTATSEEGVSVSVKLDGPFGVANKPEKALEQLHDLLGQLGTTSYHARRIELDAPQAWFIPNSQLKALRRDAIEALTAARVQAHPHGHRKAVSVPPPVYPEAHLSFLYNVYNQKARDFYHRYGVQLIDAAYEAHEESGEVPVMITKHCLRFSFNLCPKQAKGVTGVRTKVAPMQLVHGDEVLTLKFDCKPCEMHVVGKMKGHILDLPQPGSAASNVVGQISPDDLLKTIRHRAPH; the protein is encoded by the coding sequence ATGCCTTTGCCCAAAAACCAATTAGAACTGCTGAGCCCCGCCCGCGACGTCGACATCGCCCGCGAGGCCATCCTCCACGGCGCCGACGCCGTGTACATCGGCGGCCCGAGCTTCGGCGCCCGCCACAACGCCTGCAACGAAGTGGCGGATATCGCCAGGCTGGTGGAATTCGCCCATCACTTCCATGTGCGGGTGTTCGTCACCATCAACACCATCCTCCACGACGACGAGCTGGAGCCGGCGCGCAAGCTGATCCACCAACTCTACGACGCCGGCGTCGACGCGCTGATCGTGCAGGACATGGGCGTCCTCGAACTGGACATCCCGCCCATCGAGCTGCACGCCAGCACCCAGACCGACATCCGCACCCTCGAGCGCGCCAAGTTCCTCGGCCAGGCCGGCTTCTCCCAGCTGGTGCTGGCCCGCGAACTGGACCTCAAGCAGATCCGCGCCATCGCCGACCAGACCGACGCGGCCATCGAGTTCTTCATCCATGGCGCGCTCTGCGTTGCCTTCTCCGGGCAGTGCAACATCTCCCACGCCCAGACCGGCCGCAGCGCCAACCGTGGCGACTGCTCCCAGGCCTGCCGCCTGCCCTACACCCTGAAGGACGACCAGGGCCGCGTGGTGGCCTTCGAGAAGCACCTGCTGTCGATGAAGGACAACAACCAGAGCGCCAACCTCAGCGCCCTGGTGGACGCCGGCGTGCGCTCCTTCAAGATCGAAGGGCGCTACAAGGATGCCGGCTACGTCAAGAACATCACCGCCTACTACCGCCAGCGGCTGGACGGTATCCTCGCCGAGCGCCCGGACCTGACCCGCACCTCCAGCGGCCGCACCGAGCACTTCTTCGTGCCGGACCCGGAAAAGACCTTCCACCGCGGCAGCACCGACTACTTCGTCACCGAGCGCAAGATCGACATCGGCGCCTTCGACACCCCGACCTTCACCGGACTCTCGGTAGGCCAGGTGGAAAAGGTCGGCAAGCGCGACCTGATCGCCGTGACCCATGACCCGCTGTCCAACGGCGACGGCCTCAACGTGCTGGTCAAGCGCGAGGTGGTGGGTTTCCGCGCCAACATCGCCGAGCTGCAGGACGAGTTCGAGGAAGACGGCGAGAAGCGCTGGCGCTACCGCGTCGAGCCCAACGAGATGCCGGCCGCCCTCGCCCGCCTGCAGCGCAACCATCCGTTGAACCGCAACCTGGACCACAACTGGCAACAGGCGCTGCAGAAGACCTCCGCCGAGCGCCGCATCGGCCTCGACTGGACCGCCCGCCTGCGCGAAGAGCAGCTGGAGCTGACCGCCACCAGCGAGGAAGGCGTCAGCGTCAGCGTCAAGCTGGACGGCCCCTTCGGCGTGGCGAACAAACCGGAGAAGGCCCTGGAGCAACTGCACGACCTGCTCGGCCAGTTGGGCACCACCAGCTACCACGCCCGACGCATCGAACTGGACGCGCCCCAGGCCTGGTTCATTCCCAACTCCCAGCTCAAGGCCCTGCGCCGCGACGCCATCGAGGCCCTGACCGCAGCCCGCGTCCAGGCCCACCCCCACGGCCATCGCAAGGCCGTCAGCGTGCCGCCGCCGGTCTACCCCGAGGCGCACCTGTCGTTCCTCTACAACGTCTACAACCAGAAGGCCCGCGACTTCTACCACCGCTACGGCGTGCAACTGATCGACGCAGCCTATGAGGCCCACGAGGAAAGCGGCGAAGTGCCGGTGATGATCACCAAGCACTGCCTGCGCTTCTCCTTCAACCTCTGCCCGAAGCAGGCCAAGGGCGTGACCGGCGTGCGCACCAAGGTCGCGCCGATGCAGCTGGTCCATGGCGATGAAGTGCTGACCCTGAAGTTCGACTGCAAACCCTGCGAGATGCACGTGGTGGGCAAGATGAAGGGCCACATCCTCGACCTGCCGCAACCGGGCAGCGCCGCGAGCAACGTGGTCGGCCAGATCAGCCCGGACGACCTGCTGAAGACCATTCGCCACCGCGCGCCGCACTGA
- a CDS encoding PaaI family thioesterase has translation MTDRKDAIARFLKEEFPQARIVVESVGDRCARVSQAVDTSDLRPGGTVSGPTLMAIADVALYVALLGEIGIVPLAVTTSLTINFLRKPAAGKSVIGECRLMKVGKTLAMGEVSLYSEGQEEPVAHVVGTYSIPPR, from the coding sequence ATGACCGACCGGAAAGACGCCATCGCCCGATTCCTCAAGGAGGAATTCCCCCAGGCCCGAATAGTGGTCGAGTCCGTGGGCGATCGCTGCGCCCGAGTTTCCCAGGCCGTGGACACATCCGACCTGCGTCCCGGCGGCACCGTCTCCGGGCCCACCCTGATGGCCATCGCCGACGTGGCGCTGTATGTGGCGCTGCTGGGCGAGATCGGCATCGTGCCGCTGGCGGTGACCACCAGCCTGACCATCAACTTCCTGCGCAAACCCGCGGCGGGCAAATCGGTCATCGGCGAATGCCGGCTGATGAAGGTGGGCAAGACCCTCGCCATGGGCGAGGTGTCCCTGTATTCGGAGGGGCAGGAAGAACCAGTGGCCCATGTCGTGGGTACCTACTCGATTCCCCCGCGCTGA
- a CDS encoding CHAD domain-containing protein yields MAFVDSIVARVLTLETRLHHAHARLAARTDSEALHDLRINLRKLRSLLRPMRRLEAPRQLDAAAADVGRLTTPVRDLEVLIVELRRQGFHDQAERRERLLESRYASIQASATLRHFEAVLDGWPAKMRDAERSGELQRLRGRVEVRLERQLQRLREALADPDFDRHALRLLVKRMRYAHEAYAGLSPITDEVARALKAVQSALGDWHDHFQWCLKADQEADLLVLKDRWEVAGEAELKAAEVQLSILAEYLGVAVPGQG; encoded by the coding sequence ATGGCATTCGTCGATTCGATCGTCGCCCGCGTCCTGACCCTGGAAACCAGGCTCCATCACGCCCACGCGCGCCTTGCCGCGCGCACCGACAGCGAGGCCCTGCACGACCTGCGGATCAACCTGCGCAAGCTGCGCAGCCTGTTACGCCCGATGCGCCGGCTGGAGGCGCCGAGGCAACTGGATGCGGCGGCCGCCGATGTCGGCCGGCTGACCACGCCGGTACGCGACCTGGAGGTGCTGATCGTGGAACTGCGCCGCCAGGGCTTTCATGACCAGGCCGAGCGCCGTGAACGCTTGCTGGAGTCGCGCTACGCCAGCATCCAGGCCAGTGCCACGCTGCGTCATTTCGAAGCGGTGCTCGACGGCTGGCCGGCGAAGATGCGTGACGCCGAGCGCAGCGGCGAGCTGCAGCGTTTGCGTGGACGGGTCGAGGTACGCCTGGAGCGGCAATTGCAGCGCTTGCGCGAGGCGCTGGCCGATCCCGACTTCGACCGCCATGCGCTGCGCCTGCTGGTCAAACGCATGCGCTACGCCCACGAAGCCTATGCCGGACTTTCGCCCATCACGGACGAAGTGGCGCGTGCCTTGAAGGCCGTGCAGTCCGCCCTGGGGGATTGGCACGATCACTTCCAGTGGTGCCTGAAGGCGGACCAGGAGGCGGACCTGCTGGTGCTCAAGGACCGCTGGGAAGTGGCCGGCGAGGCGGAATTGAAAGCGGCGGAGGTTCAGTTGTCGATCCTGGCCGAGTACCTGGGGGTGGCGGTGCCTGGCCAAGGCTAG
- a CDS encoding NAD(P)H-dependent oxidoreductase — protein sequence MHALIVVAHPDPNSLTHSLAAQVAEGLQAAGHSFELADLAAEGFDQRYGMADLNVHRQQATPPADVLAEQARIDRADSLVLVFPVYWWSLPGLLKSWVERVFSHGWAFGYSADGALQKKLRHLKVHLIGVAAGDAGLFERHGYGDAMKTQIEHGIFDYCGASVLSSQLVYESESRDPAHYLRAARATGLDLFATTAEPELV from the coding sequence ATGCACGCCCTGATCGTTGTCGCCCACCCCGATCCCAACTCGCTCACCCACAGCCTGGCGGCCCAGGTCGCCGAAGGCCTGCAGGCGGCCGGCCACAGCTTCGAGCTGGCCGACCTCGCCGCCGAAGGCTTCGACCAGCGCTACGGCATGGCCGACCTCAACGTCCACCGCCAGCAAGCGACGCCGCCGGCCGATGTGCTGGCCGAGCAGGCGCGCATCGACCGCGCCGACAGCCTGGTGCTGGTGTTTCCGGTCTACTGGTGGTCGCTGCCGGGGCTGCTGAAGAGCTGGGTCGAGCGGGTCTTCTCCCACGGCTGGGCGTTCGGCTACAGCGCGGACGGCGCGCTGCAGAAGAAGCTGCGCCACCTCAAGGTCCACCTGATCGGCGTCGCCGCCGGCGATGCCGGCCTGTTCGAGCGGCACGGCTACGGGGATGCCATGAAGACCCAGATCGAGCACGGGATATTCGATTACTGCGGCGCCAGCGTGCTGAGCTCGCAACTGGTCTACGAGTCGGAGTCCCGCGACCCGGCGCACTACCTGCGCGCCGCCCGCGCCACCGGCCTCGACCTCTTCGCGACGACCGCCGAGCCAGAGCTGGTCTGA
- a CDS encoding TetR/AcrR family transcriptional regulator encodes MSTDDGQVRPRRRLSREERQRQLLDLAWQMVREEGTDALTLGRLAELAGVTKPVVYDHFGTRAGLLAALFIEFDTRQTALMEAALQASDASLAGRAEVIAAAYVECVLLQGREIPGVIAALTGSPELEAIKCEYESLFMEKCRAALAPFAGERGITPAGLRGMLGAAEALSHAAATGEISAIEARDEIRASIIAMVERCARRG; translated from the coding sequence ATGTCAACAGATGACGGGCAGGTGCGTCCGCGCCGGCGCTTATCCCGGGAAGAACGGCAGCGGCAGTTGCTGGACCTGGCCTGGCAGATGGTCCGCGAGGAGGGCACCGATGCCCTGACCCTGGGCCGGCTGGCCGAGCTGGCGGGCGTGACCAAGCCGGTGGTCTACGACCACTTCGGTACCCGGGCGGGGCTATTGGCGGCTCTTTTCATCGAATTCGATACACGCCAGACGGCGCTGATGGAGGCCGCCCTGCAGGCCAGCGACGCCAGCCTGGCGGGCAGGGCCGAGGTGATCGCCGCGGCCTATGTCGAGTGCGTGTTGCTGCAGGGGCGGGAAATTCCAGGGGTGATCGCGGCGCTGACCGGTTCACCGGAGCTGGAAGCCATCAAGTGCGAGTACGAGTCGTTGTTCATGGAGAAATGCCGCGCGGCACTGGCGCCGTTCGCCGGCGAGCGCGGCATCACCCCGGCGGGTCTGCGGGGGATGCTGGGGGCGGCGGAAGCCCTGTCCCATGCCGCCGCCACGGGGGAAATCAGCGCGATTGAGGCCAGGGACGAAATCCGCGCGAGCATCATCGCGATGGTCGAGCGCTGCGCCCGCCGGGGGTGA